In Leptidea sinapis chromosome 28, ilLepSina1.1, whole genome shotgun sequence, a single genomic region encodes these proteins:
- the LOC126973059 gene encoding uncharacterized protein LOC126973059, with product MDNNMQLFFDQMKIEMAKQTKEIISQIDEKLVPFTREIEQLKSENKYLKDKICSLERGNRANNLIIYGLKEIEQSSSELVKNLKEKISSDLDISLNLKDFNLARRIGNPNSKNKKERPVLVSFVNNWQKRDILKDKKKLKDIHISEDYPKEVLDKRRELHPKLLEERNNGNYAVLNYDKLIVNKSMTGSEKRIRNYSTSPATNNQLKKQNAILYDKLKIGDKNNTTAKNKRMLSTSPETNLTGHNEIRTLTSKKNKTQNTDSQMKYKRSSSLPEDVGKPGILNFLTTKTPNSAPGKRDNNNEKY from the coding sequence ATGGataataatatgcaattattctTTGACCAGATGAAAATTGAGAtggcaaaacaaacaaaagagatTATTTCACAGATAGATGAAAAACTAGTGCCTTTTACTCGTGAAATTGAACAATTAAAATcggaaaataaatacttaaaagatAAAATTTGTTCATTGGAAAGAGGCAATAGAGCAAACAATTTAATCATATATGGTCTAAAAGAAATCGAACAATCATCGTCTgaacttgtaaaaaatttgaaagaaaaaataagtaGTGATCTCGATATTTCTCTCAACCTCAAAGACTTTAATTTAGCACGAAGGATAGGGAATccaaatagtaaaaataagaaGGAAAGGCCAGTATTAGTTTCATTTGTAAACAATTGGCAGAAACGTGATATTctgaaagacaaaaaaaaattgaaagacATACATATTTCCGAAGATTATCCAAAAGAAGTCTTAGATAAGAGAAGAGAATTACACCCGAAGCTTTTAGAGGAAAGGAATAATGGCAACTACGCCGTCCTAAACTATGACAAACTTATCGTCAATAAAAGTATGACTGGAAGTGAAAAACGCATAAGAAACTATTCTACCTCTCCTGCTACTAATAACCAACTAAAGAAGCAAAACGCTATATTATATGATAAACTAAAAATAGGAGACAAAAATAACACAACagccaaaaataaaagaatgctttCAACGTCTCCTGAAACCAACCTCACCGGGCATAACGAAATTAGAACGTTGACTAGCAAGAAGAACAAGACTCAAAATACTGATTCCCAGATGAAATATAAAAGATCATCTAGTCTGCCAGAGGACGTCGGAAAACCAGGGATCCTGAACTTTCTGACTACCAAAACCCCAAATAGCGCACCCGGAAAAAGGGACAAtaacaatgaaaaatattag